Genomic DNA from Cydia fagiglandana chromosome 3, ilCydFagi1.1, whole genome shotgun sequence:
ACCCGTGTTACAATGGCGCCCAAGAATTTTTCAGGTTTCTAAATAATTACTTGCTGCAGGAAAAGTCTAGACTTATTTTTATGCaccagaaaataattttgtttcacTCACCTTTTGTAgagtattttgttacatttcaaagattttttggGTATTGCATACCATAATTTGGGCATTTGCTCACATTTATGATGTTTTCTGCACATTTGCATGgagtttttttttgaaaatcataGAATTTTGTATGATACATTTAGAGGTTATGAAATTTTGCTGACTTGACAGATGTCAATAACACGTGTTGCATTTTTAGTAAATTTGGATACTATTTTGAAGTTTTGACACTAGTTTTCATTTGCtttcacatttaatatttaatttaaataaaaaaataagaattttgtattttgtaacgTAAGAGTACACAATTTTGCCACTTGGGATCACTTGTAGAACTTATATTTAGTCCGAAATTTCATATTCTaggaaaaaaatgtgtgaattTTAGTAGAATGTCGTTTTGTGATTTTTATAGATTTGATGGAACTGCACTTTCATGAATATTTTATAGTGAGTtttgtaatttgtttttatgtttaacAGTTAAGTCTGAAGGCATAGTAATTTAACCACATACCAAGTATTGTTAAGGAAAACAATAGttatattaacataatttaatttcattttcttACACAGCACAGTTTTTGTAAACATGAAGCACCAGAAATTTCAATGCAGTAGCATATTTAGTTTAATAAAGTTGAAACGCAACACTCAATTTCACAGCTCATTgataaatgaatttatttagGAAGGTCAAAGCAAATCAGGAGCTCTTCCTAGGTCCAAGGAGCTGTGGAAGCAGTGTCGGCattttatttttcagaactCTCCGCATAGCCGCAGGTTAAACAGTTTAGTATGGAAGTCTGGTCTGGCAGTAGTGTCCGGCGAGATGCTTGTGGTGTTTCATGATCATTTAACTTCTTAAAGGAAGATATTCTTCTTCGGCGTGTTAGCGCTTATAGTTCCAGAACAATAGACATgatttcattttcaaaattagaaATTCCTGTGATCCGGCTGTCCAGTTGTAGAAATCACTGGATGCTTTTCGTTTTTGTAGTGGTAATATCCAAATTCAGCACGGTTTTGATGTAATCTGTAACAAGTTCACTTCAATTTTGGGtttgaaatacaaatttttggtTAGTTTATTTCATTTGACTTTGAAATGAAATTTAGCGTTTAATTTGAAATGAGAGGGATAATCGTATGAAAAAGATGATTCCTGATCTCATGATTTAATGTTTTACCTGTATTTTTGGTAGTTTTCGGTTAACTCTGTGTAGTTTTGAATCGCTGATTTAgcgtatttaatatttaccgtAATTCGAGTTTTTAACGGtacttcacacaacgtaagaATTGTGTTTCATATTAGATGGTAAttttccaaattaaaatggtATTTGCAACCAAAGTTTTGTTCTTTGTAGtttaaagtgcaaagtaaggtTAAGTcatgaaattgttttttttttgacacagAGTAAGGGTGCGTTCGGAAACGCGTAAACTTTAGTAGTGTTTTCTTTAATTCGTAAAGAGTTCAGCGTTTATAAAAACGCTCGTTTTTGGAAatacattttgtaatttgtttaaatattgatatttatttagttaaatacAATATAGTTTTATGGTTTAGAATGTTACGAAATTTGGATTTAACACTCAAATTTAATGAGATAAATTGTTtggaagtagttttttttatttagacctTATATCGCCAAGAATACAATTTGTAATCTCGGTTTGAGAATTGGCGGAAATTTCGAATAAGGCTGGCATGTTTAGGATTTTGACACAAGTTTTGGTAGGTTTTCAAGAAGGTGGTATTTTCCAAGGCCTCGCCTACACAAGAACGTTTTGTTTCACAGTTGTCTCGTACTTATGGAGTGTTGGGTATTAAGGTAAAATATCCAATCACGACTTTATGCACGGTACGTGGTGAACAGCACTGACTGTATTCACTACTAATTTTGTTGCGGAGATGGAAGAACAGGATTTGTAATGCGTGAAGTATGGTAGGGGCGAAAGATGAGATATGAACGGTATGGTGAAGTGCGTGATGTATAGATGGGGCGAAACAACTTGCTCACTTTTTAAGGTCAGAGCGAATCCTTAACATAGCCAAGGGTTTGTATTTCGGTAGTAGGTTTCGAGTGCTTACCACACTCGAGCACGGTTTTGTGCAATTTTGCGTATTTGTGGCTACGCATTTGGTCGGTATGGGGTTCATACCCAGCAGTTACCATTTTTGAGGGGCTGTTTTAAATTGGGTTCTTGCTTTTTTGGACATATCGACCGCGGTACCCCTTTTGGTTTGGTACCTTTTGTTTATCGTGTTGACGATCCAgtgagccatttttgaaggcATTGGAACGGCACTCGGTGTCTCCGCCACCTTTTTCATGCCTGCTACCGCAATGCAACTCAGCCAAATGGTTGAAATTTTTTTCGGTGTAGTATGGTTTTAGAGTTTAGGGGAGTTATCCTTGGACGCACGACCCCTCGTCTTGTACCAGTCGTCGTGCCGCCAAGGACGACAAACCACTCACCTGCTATATACCTCGTTTTTGTTTAGGTATaccatttttttgttttggtttttgATTCCGGAGAGTTGGGGGGACAGGTGTACCTCATCAACTCAAAGGGCCGTTTTGGATTTTTTGGGTTTTGATTTGATGATTGTTGTCTACCTGAAGGGTTGGGACAAGCCTTAGTGTCCTCAACCGGTAGGGTTACAACAAAGGTTTTCGTTGGAAGCTTATATTTGGTGGACTATAGGTCTGATTTTCGCCCGGTCTAGCTGAGTTTTTTTTGAGAAATGCTGAACATCGGTCCTGGCGGTTGGTTTTTGGCTTTTTCAGCacaacaagcttttatcgcgttGTGCTGAGAAGGCCAACGGTTTGTTTACGGGTTGGAAAGATAGACGGAAGTTTTTTTCTATGTGCAGCGCAGTTGGCCGCATAGTTTTTTTTCACCTTCCGTGGTACTGACGTGGGTTCGAgattattatttagatttttttgttcggtcagaacagcagttattttaaattgtttaatgtTAGTATGATTTTACTTTAAGATTTTTTGGGGGTTCGTTTGAGCatttttggtatgttttgaatctCGAAGTTGCGTCAGactttttgtttacattctagGTTTTCTAGGTCAGTTTGAGTAGGTTAGTTTTCTTGCCTtcactttgttttaaattttgttttaggatgaaagtcgctgaggacagcgagcggttcacctacgttgaaccttaaaatcggggaggggggtattgtaacgtagacattttcttggattttaaattaatatttttgggttgaattctGTTTCttctttcaacgtttttaacaatatcccaaactaactcgattgattgcacttctttgcataatctgttgcattcagatgcaccgtttgatgcttatctgttgtcggggttgtcattagagtaaaaataattaaaacttgagatatttatgttgtcactccaggaaaactttgtatgatttaggtatgatttttatagatagaaaataatattgatgtaaaacaaaacatagaaattacagactgacaaagtggctctgaaatgaaacattattagatttaatgataaaatatatttcttaggctcaagaaagagttctctagataaatcagttcagaattttcgaaggatttgtgtcttcagggattggcaccctacttttgttttaggccttttgttctcaagatatgaggaggtcattctgaggtgacatgcacttttgatgtgtggacccctccggggacgcacgctcgcatgagccctattttgtgataagaccacacattccacatggtggtcaaaatggtggaagcagttcgagtccttcggtgtgttccactgagtaagtataaatggaatttagttgtgatcaattccaaaatggcgcgaaacattgtgggtttgttcttaaccaagttttggttctttacagagttgactcctgctcgagggaagggagcgctccgccagaagtcctaacagcttccagtgcggtgagctaaatttccaattgtttcattttttctctagcggccataaagggcatcggctaataaatccttttctcgctttgcaggagccgggatgtttctagaagtttcaagatgtttcgaatttgaagttttaaaatgatgctgtgggatctgacccacgtcatctgcactggccggctccaaccaggttagcagtcagcttcccggggataggcgaggtcactccccgctgctccaggtccggtagcagtttttgaggtcggtccgatgcatctttaatttttaaattgcgtctgcgctcggctacaaatttaaaatgtgatttagagcaatagttattttaatttaaagttttgaaagttctggtgcataaaacttaggtatttcgaaatttagtctttagtaattaattaattggtgtaaaccttataacatgaacctgtgaagcgacccagctataccactgagcttttacataataatattaggttaataaagtttgttagatatcaatttgtttaattgtttctcctcctagctttcctacagcaaggtttccatttagtttattttattttattttgatttcaatttattttgttaacatggctgtttccattttagacaagccggagcttttcaatcatttattttaccccccttcaaaacacccgtgttacaccactatgtcataaaagtcgtcatggatgacgttttataggttttagggggccccgatttcgaaagagataccattttggaatccaaaatggcggccatgcactatgtcataaaagtcgtcatgggtgtcgttttataggttttaggggccacagatttcgaaaatgatgaccattttggattccaagatggcggtcatgcactatgttataaaagtcgtcatggatgtcgttttataggttttggggggcgcagatttcgataatgatgaccattttggattccaagatgacggtcatgcactatgtcataaaagtcgtcatggatgtcgttttataggttttggggggcgcagatttcgataatgatgaccattttggattccaagatgacggtcatgcactatgtcataaaagtcgtcatggatgttgttttataggttttggggggcgcagatttcgataatgatgaccattttagattccaaaatggtggtcatgcactatgtcataaaagtcgtcatgggtgtcgttttataggttttagggggcacagatttcgaaaatgatgaccattttggattccaaaatggcggccatgcactatgtcataaaagtcgtcatggatgtcgttttataggttttggggggcgcagattttgaaaatgatgaccattttggattgcaaaatggcggccatgcactatgtcataaaagtcctcatgggtgtcgttttataggttttagggggcacagatttcgaaaatgataactattttggaatccaaaatggccgccatgcagtatgtcataaaagtcgtcatggatatcgttttataggttttaggaggcgcagatttcgaaaatgatgactattttggaatcctagatggcggccatgcagtatgtcataaaagtcgtcatggatgtcgttttattggtcatgatcatcattttcgaaatctacacacctgtttcaaataaggtataggtagatgcatcctagtaagtcaacaacatctatatctactatcgaattgtatttttgatagtagtacgaaatgtaatctgaaaggagtCAAGTAATATATTCCCGTAATGAGGAATCTACAATGATTCCAATTACTAGTCATTGTAGTATTcgaaaattgattcctgattcctcaaatggaattgtacttagtaattcggtattgttagattacaaagtaatctggaaatcggtaatcagattaccgattagaataagtaatttcaagtaatcgtggaattaggaatcaattacgaaatgcccatctcggactaagtagcactgcattcaattgatctttttggcgaaccgcgagttcacagttcggggcgaactactagtataATTATCTAAAACAGGCTTATATTTAAATAGTTGGTAGATTTCGGTATTGTGTTGGCAAGGAACTCTTCATACTCGTACGGAAGCCGATGAAAATGTGAAATACTGGCCACTCGTTGGCGTGTCCGCCGCACGCTACCGGCGGAAACGCGCCGTGCGGCTTTATGCACGTTGGAACAACTTTTGAAACGATCCTTCCAAAACATGGAATCGAAAATATATTGCTGGCAATTCTAAAATGACAACATATTTTTCACAGAGATCCCAACTTAATATTTCTTCCAATCACTTTGGTATTTCTCACAATTAtaatacagggttacttttttaccggtacaataaattttaccacatcGATAATATCGATAATAGATCACATTGCACAAATAAAATTtcgcatcaattaatttatccttcaccaatttagtaacttctggttgcactaattacaaggtgtcaacggtatgaaatcgcgcgcgatgacgtaaacaaatagttgccagttcgtgcgtttgctaattgatgcgtaaggcatccacattttctagtactttagcggataagttcgggcattggtatttttgtttttttgttcccaaatagtagtaacaaggaatgctggtattttttatttttggcaacaattacgtatgttgatttattgtactggtaaaaaagtaactctGTATTACTTACATAGTAATTTCAAATAGaagcaataaaaaagaaaaacaaattaattgtaaaacatgcggtgattataaataaaataaataaatgttaaaggacaattttacacagatcgagcTAGTCCCTAGTTATTATATCAGTTTATCAAACGTTTGAAACTAGTGTTAACTACTTACTGCCAAACCAATTccataccccggccggcgagagcaaaaatgcgtctgctcctagtgcttaattaaatatcgactattctatcgacatatggatgtcgatagaatagtcgacttttaattaagcacaatttttttttaaactgagccattagtatttgttatttatttcaacttgatacctccacgcgtttctaagaataaccctaaaacaattttctatcaacataaaattattattattataaagttattcacaataagtatcagaatgtgttgaagaagaacgttggcattttaactttaaataatttaaataaattgatatctggcagagaagtggaactacctaatacagaacaaattcataatcactatgaattatttcgttttggtccgattactacagtagatttagaacggtcctttagttggatgaaatggattttatcggcaaggcgaaggagtttaaaatcagaaaatttagaaaaaatgctaattgtatattacgaaaattacataaaatactgaataaatacaaacacttggttttaattttgtttacaacaacaattaatacttctgcatatcataacggtggtccagtacatcgtgttgtttttatcgacatcgaccaaagtgtgtgtcctcgcactattaagctgtcaacgcatttttgctctcgccggccggggtatgcCAATTACTTATATGAGTCCGTATagttaaagtaggtacttaccacagTCAGTCACCTTCACTCCGTTTCTATCATCAATAactcttataaaaaaaaaaacagaaaaaagtaTTGCGAATGCGAAgtaatattttgtacatttacCAGTAGTTAGGTaaatcaaaacaaaattttaaacgtCACTAAAATATCAGGGCACAGCATtgtaaacattaaaataaaaacttatctAATAAATCAATCAGCAAAATTATTTCATTTGCTCGATGATAGCATCAACAATTCATGACATGGACTTTGGATGACCCACGTGCTGGCCTGTTCTAGAAACAGACATAGTGATGCGCAAGCgttatcaattatcatattacataaatatgtgTATCGTTAGGCCACATGCACCGTACAGATGAATGTGACTGACTATCAAGTAGGTATCCACAgtagaaagaatgagcgcgccgcgctctcaAGTATGTGTGGTTATTTCTTCGGaagataattataaatatttttgatttgaaGAAGAAACATATATCAAACAAGCCAATCCCATGCCCCTCGTTCCTCGTACATGAAAATGGAAAATCATATAATTTACAGGAAAAGGTTTGAGACCGTTCAAAGAACGAATTTTCTTTATACGCTTCCACCAATTTCCACAACATTGCCTACCATATCTTATAttagataagtacctacatggtTTGAAAACATATTTTCTCTACCAAACACCTTATtcttaaaataagtaataatggaagatttattttttaaacggaCTTACGTTTTAAGTTAAAGAAGTAAATAGGTATTAGTCAAATCAGACACGTAAATTttgacatatatttttattatactaaaaaaactacttacattttttatgaattaatagtttataagtaaatatttaattaagagCTTTTACCCCTCGAGATCCTGTGTCATTAGCGTTGAAACATAATATGCacctataaaatatataaatggacctaaggttaaaaaaatcgTCACTCGGTCGCTGGAAGTAAAACATTCAAAAGTAAAACTTAGTGTTTTGTGTTAGGGTCGGTCGAAGATTAAGCACTAAAACCGTCAAAGCACCGCCTTCTTACAAATTGTAACTAAGCTTTGAGGCCCTGGGCTTTAAACTTGACCGAGCCCTAATGCAGCGAAATTTTCTCTGGTGTAAGTAAGGGCTCTAAAATATACTACTACTTACTGCTGGTCTATGTACTCTCTCTGCTGTAACCGGCGGTGGCGAGAAAGACAATGAGATCGACTGTTTTCTTGCCCTGGAAAAGTGCGAATAAAAGCGATGCATGGACAATGTTTCTCTTACTGGCTATTCACAATAGGAACCTACTTTTCATCGCCGACACTtttgcacttacatacttgttagaacgtgacaggcatggtgacaagcgataaaaatacGCCGCCACAGGTGACTACTATTAGGTACTATGTAAAACAAAATATGCTAGCAAAAACAAAGCTGCTCATCGTTACTCACTTCTCACCACCGGTCGGACATCAGCCATAAGCGAGAATCAAAATGTAAGTACCATTCAAACTTCTGGAATACGCTCTGGATAACGGCCAGGAATGTAGTCCGGATTGTTGGGATTGTACTCCCAGATGAGGTACTCTGGCTCGCCGAGGTACAATGGCGGGATTTCCTCGCTGGGTTCTCTTTCTTCGCCCAACATCATTTTGTTGCGGTGGAGTAGCTCGTTCACCCGTGCCTGAGTCGCATCAGATATATCTGTAAATTACAATTTAGTAACGAAACTTAGTATAAAAATCACTGAACACGAAGTTACAAATAGATgtaaacaacaggcggcctTATCACTAAAAAGCAACAAGGACAAAGTTTTTACAGCCAATTCATCAGAAATGAGATGTTGGTTAAAAATACATGATAAGTATCACAAAAACTTAATCTCGCCGTACAGGCTTTGATTCATAGTAATTTTGTCTTTTCATTTTAAGGTCACATGCAATTTCTCAACTTCCGCATTTATGAATCATAGCCAAAAATGTATTAGGTACACCACAGCTTAATTTTTTGCCctcgtacctacctatctagTTACATTTATCTATCTAAGCATGTGGCATTTAAAAGTATAACCATTAGGTAGATATATTTTCATTACACATGTCGAAGTACTTACCTATGCATAACTTTCTCATTTTATAGGTGCATAAGTTAGAggaataaaaatagaaatacatACCTCAAATTAATAATCGTAGATAGCTGATGTGACAAAGTATTGATAATGTTTATCTACTGATATTGTGCCACTttatttaggaacattaccAATATTATCAAATAACGATGAGTAACGTAAAATAATTCAGCATGGGTCTAGCAAAACACAATATGACAATATCAATATCACCTTTAACATcctaataattaataatcatgttgcatttttttaaagtcatttTATAGAAATTTACAGACTACCTATTGTAGGGATAGGTACCCAGGTAAATGTGCCTAGCACGCTGCCGGCGTTGCCTCTTTGAACAAACAGCGAAATATGCTGGACTAAATATGCGCTGCACCTGGGGTCACCACTTTTTTCTCGGAGACGCTGACCTAACtttcttatatatattttttagcgTCAGCGCAACAAGGGCCGCTGGTCTCTGTGGCACGCGTGGCTCActacgcgatttcgtcgctttgcttcAGGTAGCTACaactacatccgttccacaccaattttggtggctagccataagcctcgcgtggtgctgtcgccacctagcggccatatctatcctgattataacagacgcgttttgttagagtgagttgTCTGTacctgtactattatttaaactGTGTCTATGCCTACTGGTACATACTTGTTCTACGCAAATCCAACCAGAGTATGACTCTGTTTTTCTCCAAGGCACGAATAAGTGTCGCTTCCGCTTCCCCAGACAAATCGTTGGCAGCCATGTCTAACCTTGTTAATCCGCGATTGAGTCTAAGGAGACCCGCCATCTAAAAAGGTTTTATGTTTCAAAGGACTAGTTTTATCtctttgtcaaaaatttatAACTATGGAACTTTCAGAGGTAAACTAGTACGATATTTGTGGTGCTGAtaaatgtggtgctggcgaaGAATGCTTGGAGTATCGTGGACCGAACACCGCACCAACGTCTCCATACTCCAAGAGCTCGGCATCAAGCAGCGTCTATCCTCCATCGTTCAAGCTCGCATCCTCACTTTCTTTGGACACGTTTCTCGACGTGGAGATGTgtccatagagcgactggtagtgcagggcagagtagaaggtacccgagcgcgaggaaggtcgcccatgaggtggacggaccaaataaaggcagcaatggacggccccttgcacgaatgcgctaaacgcgcagccgtcagggaggagtggaggcgagccgtcaaacgtgtcacaaagggagacttccaatgatgaccacgaccgctctgtcaagagtgtcccgatcaagaagaGATACTTGTCCGTAAAGTAGATATATTTAGGtaatacttattttataacaacaaatataacCTTACCTTTTCAGCAGATACTCCGTAAAAACCGcaagaatttattattagtGTTTGAGGTTTTACTTTGCACCGCACAAATGCTGCCGCAAACATTGTTGCGCACTCAATAGACATAGGGTTCAAACTGAAATCTAAAAAAACGGACATTATTACGTTAATAATGCGTAGTGAGGAATAATTCAATGAATACTAATAATACTATTAATAAGTTACCCAGCAGTTCGATAGGCGCAGCAGGATTCATCTGCAGAGCATAAGCTATGCCTTGCACTGATTTGAATCGATTATTGGCGACTCGCACTCGCTTCACATTAGTGtgaatagaaatgaaacccccCAATGCATTCATCCCGTAATCGCCAATCTTGCAATGATTAAAATCTAATTCTTCTATAGTCTCCATTTCAACGAGATATTGCAAGATTATCTTAACTTTCAAGCAATCTAAGTTGCTACGATTAATACGAAAAATTTTCAAGTGTCGCAAGTCTTTCAGCCCTCTACATAGGGATTCACAATCAGCTTGGCTGAATTCAAAATATCTCGTCAAATATCCATCTTGGAGATTATTTTTACCAAAAACAAGAGATATTTCTTCTAGATTGTAGAGCCTGGCCAACACTGGTTCGAGTGGAATGTGGTCATATACCTTTTCTACGCTAAAAGGACACGTATCTTGAATTACAAATTCATTTGGAATCGCAGGTGTCGGCTGATGCACTATTTGAAGTTGGTTTAAACCCAAAAAGTATATGTAAGGGCTTACCtgtgaaataaaaattacagtggacaaataaataattctgtCAGTAACTTAGTAGTACGCATATAAaagcataataataatttgaaataactttaCTAGAATTGCAAGTTCCGTGGCTTCATCCTCTAAAAATACATCCGGGTTTGCTGTTTCAAGGTAATCCTGGAGGCAGGCAGATAAAAATTTTCCTTTCCAAAACGTCACTCCTAATTCCACTCGCGATggaaatttataataaaaagacCTTTTCCAGTATTGTTCGTCCTGAAAACATCAAAGTAAATTACATATATGTTATAGTTTCCTTGAACAAaacattatgtacctatgttacaAATCGCACCCTAATAAGAGGTACACTGCATCGGAGAGGAATATTTGCGGGATAC
This window encodes:
- the LOC134680557 gene encoding dynein regulatory complex subunit 5; this translates as MKIPYVISTNTREAYRTSKIMKNSPGEAARKVIAEDFEWDDGFTPPPLTYFAALALSRIFHRINPLHSILQKDVDMLMDLYPANIPLRCSVPLIRDEQYWKRSFYYKFPSRVELGVTFWKGKFLSACLQDYLETANPDVFLEDEATELAILVSPYIYFLGLNQLQIVHQPTPAIPNEFVIQDTCPFSVEKVYDHIPLEPVLARLYNLEEISLVFGKNNLQDGYLTRYFEFSQADCESLCRGLKDLRHLKIFRINRSNLDCLKVKIILQYLVEMETIEELDFNHCKIGDYGMNALGGFISIHTNVKRVRVANNRFKSVQGIAYALQMNPAAPIELLDFSLNPMSIECATMFAAAFVRCKVKPQTLIINSCGFYGVSAEKMAGLLRLNRGLTRLDMAANDLSGEAEATLIRALEKNRVILWLDLRRTNISDATQARVNELLHRNKMMLGEEREPSEEIPPLYLGEPEYLIWEYNPNNPDYIPGRYPERIPEV